The DNA segment TTTGGGTGTGCCACCGCTATCGCGAGCAGGCTCACTCCTACAGGGGAAACGGTGCTCCGAAGTTAGCGCGCAGCAACGACTTGCGCCGTGGCATCGCTGAAATCGAACACCTTGCCCCCCTGCACCGAAGCAAACGCCTGCGCCTGCCCTTTCAGCAGAAACGCACTCAACCGCCCCTTCGCATCACTGGCAAACCACGCCTGCTCGGCCAACAACTTGATCCCGCTGTCGTTCGCCTGCGCATACACCGCACGAATGTTTTTGCCCTCCTGCTTCAACGCGGCCAACGCGCTGAACGCCGATTCAGCCGAGGCATAACGGCGCACCTTGTCTTCGCCGCGCACCCAGATTTCCGCGACATGGCTGACGTCGGTGATCGCTTTGCCCGTTGCGGCATCCACCCCCGTCAATGGCGTTCGCGCGTAATCGGCCAGTTGCGCGGTGTAATCCAGATTCGACGCCTTGAACGCCGCACGAATGTATTGATCGTCGATGAAGCTGTTGAGATCGAGCCCACGATCGGCCTTCTTCAGTAGCTTCAACGTGTCGATGGCGGTACCTACCGCTTGGCGATATTCAGGTTTCCAGCTCAGGTCGCGGGTTTGCACGCCAAGCGGGCCGTGGAACAGGTAGGCGACCTCGGCATCGATGCCGGTGACCTTGGCGATCAGTTCGCTGTATTTCTCAGGCTCTGCAGCGAGCAGTCGATTGGCTTCGATACTCGCCTGCAGATACGCGATAACGATTTCGGGATATTTCTTCGCATAGGCCTGATCGACCAGCGCACCGTGGAATGTCGGCGCGTTGGCTTGAGAACCGTCATAAATCTTGCGAGCGAAACCGCGGCTGGGGAACAGTTCGGCGAACGGCACGAAATCGGCGTGGGCGTGGATCTTGCCAGCCTGCAACGCCGAGCCGGCGACTTCCGGTGGCTGGGCGATGATGTTGACGTCCTTGAGCGGATCCCAGCCCTGCGCCGCTACCGCACGCA comes from the Pseudomonas granadensis genome and includes:
- a CDS encoding ABC transporter substrate-binding protein, which codes for MLRAAIAGLLLASFTVSASAETIRIAIGTQDTTINCAAGGLLIRELGLLDKYLPHDGAYKDARYEVQWKNFTSGAPLTNEMVAGKLDFGAMADFPGAFNGVAFETAGKHSLFISVLSGSIKGSGNGIVVPSASTVQSLAELKGKTISVPFASTAHGMLLRAVAAQGWDPLKDVNIIAQPPEVAGSALQAGKIHAHADFVPFAELFPSRGFARKIYDGSQANAPTFHGALVDQAYAKKYPEIVIAYLQASIEANRLLAAEPEKYSELIAKVTGIDAEVAYLFHGPLGVQTRDLSWKPEYRQAVGTAIDTLKLLKKADRGLDLNSFIDDQYIRAAFKASNLDYTAQLADYARTPLTGVDAATGKAITDVSHVAEIWVRGEDKVRRYASAESAFSALAALKQEGKNIRAVYAQANDSGIKLLAEQAWFASDAKGRLSAFLLKGQAQAFASVQGGKVFDFSDATAQVVAAR